A single window of Nicotiana sylvestris chromosome 3, ASM39365v2, whole genome shotgun sequence DNA harbors:
- the LOC104235907 gene encoding histone deacetylase 5, whose translation MASNSRRVGLIYDDRMCKHFDPDDQYHPENPNRIRSIWKKLESSGITQRCTVMNGKEAEDKDIALVHTKAHIDLIRNISSKKIGLKRNKIAAKFNSIYFNEGSSEAAYLSAGSVVQVAEKVAEGELDSAFAVVRPPGHHAEENEPMGFCLYNNVAIAARYLLDERHDLGIKKILIVDWDVHHGNGTQKMFWDDPRVLFFSVHRHDFGSFYPGGEDGSHVMTGEGPGAGYNINVPWENGRCGDADYLAVWDHVLIPVAKEFGPDIILISAGFDAAIGDPLGGCRVSPYGYSVMLHKLLEFAGGKIVMALEGGYNLESIANSVQACIEVLLKQKPIAGSSEAYPFESTWRVIQAVRDKLSAFWQPLTERLTEKTTSMRTPYIQAISSDSEDEYDTSQTVSQELEKDIENIIQPFSDLKVNDGQACTISHTWRAELSKIDIWYATFGSNMYQSRFLCYIAGGQVEGMQKPCIGSLDKSKPKEIIWKTFPHRLFFARERTTTWGPGGVAFLHPESNSEEKAYMCLYRITLEQFNDVLLQENVTNFDMNSPLFDMTDLQSIENSKCVSAEAVKNGWYHNVLYLGKENGLPILTMTCQLSDIDNFKSGKVLMCKPSKEYANTLIRGLVEGKQLSEEEATIYIQEAASRVL comes from the exons aTGTACTGTTATGAATGGGAAGGAAGCAGAAGATAAAGATATAGCTTTGGTTCATACAAAAGCTCATATTGACTTGATTAGGAATATAAGTTCAAAAAAAATTGGTTTAAAAAGAAATAAGATTGCTGCTAAGTTTAATTCCATATATTTCAACGAAGGCTCTTCAGAAGCTGCTTATCTTTCTGCTGGTTCTGTCGTACAG GTTGCTGAGAAAGTTGCTGAAGGAGAACTAGACTCTGCCTTTGCCGTTGTTAGGCCTCCTGGACATCATGCTGAAGAAAATGAACCAATGGGATTTTGTTTGTACAACAATGTTGCTATAGCAGCACGTTATCTCTTGGATGAAAGA CATGATTTGGGGATTAAGAAAATTTTGATTGTTGATTGGGATGTCCATCATGGAAATGGCACTCAAAAGATGTTCTGGGATGACCCTCGAGTACTCTTTTTTTCTGTGCATAG GCACGATTTTGGAAGTTTTTATCCTGGTGGTGAAGATGGGTCACATGTCATGACTGGTGAAGGGCCAGGAGCAGGATATAATATAAATGTTCCTTGGGAGAATGGCCGCTGTGGTGATGCAGACTATCTTGCTGTGTGGGATCATGTCTTGATTCCTGTTGCCAAAGAATTTGGTCCTGACATCATCCTGATCTCTGCAGGATTTGATGCAG CTATTGGTGATCCTCTTGGTGGATGTCGTGTTAGTCCATATGGATATTCTGTGATGTTGCACAAG TTGTTGGAGTTTGCCGGAGGCAAGATTGTAATGGCACTAGAAGGCGGATATAATCTGGAGTCTATAGCAAATTCTGTCCAAGCTTGTATTGAAGTGTTACTAAAGCAAAAACCGATTGCTGGATCTTCTGAGGCATATCCATTTGAATCCACATGGCGAGTGATACAGGCT GTACGTGACAAATTGAGTGCATTTTGGCAACCACTTACTGAGAGATTAACGGAAAAAACAACTAGTATGAGAACTCCTTACATTCAG GCCATTAGCTCTGATTCTGAAGATGAGTACGATACCTCTCAGACGGTATCGCAAGAACTCGAGAAGGATATTGAGAATATCATACAACCATTTTCAGACCTGAAAGTTAATGATG GTCAAGCATGCACAATTTCTCACACTTGGAGGGCAGAGCTTTCGAAGATTGATATATGGTATGCCACATTTGGGTCAAATATGTATCAATCAAGGTTCCTTTGCTATATTGCAGGAGGACAG GTGGAAGGCATGCAAAAGCCATGTATTGGTTCGTTGGATAAAAGCAAGCCAAAGGAGATCATATGGAAAACTTTTCCTCATCGTTTGTTCTTTGCTCGCGAGCGTACAACTACATGGGGTCCGGGTGGGGTTGCTTTTCTTCACCCTGAAAGCAACAGTGAAGAAAAAGCTTATATGTGCCTATATAGGATAAC GCTTGAGCAATTTAATGATGTTTTACTTCAAGAGAATGTTACGAACTTTGACATGAACTCCCCTTTGTTTGACATGACTGACTTACAATCTATTGAAAACAGCAAATGTGTTTCAGCAGAGGCTGTCAAG AATGGCTGGTACCATAATGTTCTTTACCTTGGAAAGGAGAATGGTCTTCCTATTTTGACAATGAC ATGCCAACTCTCAGATATTGATAACTTCAAATCAGGTAAAGTACTTATGTGCAAACCATCTAAAGAATATGCCAATACTCTGATTAGAGGGTTGGTAGAAGGAAAGCAGCTCTCAGAAGAGGAAGCCACCATTTACATACAAGAAGCAGCTAGCAGAGTATTGTGA
- the LOC104235906 gene encoding DNAJ protein JJJ1 homolog, which translates to MASSEKRCLYEVLGVNRDCTPDEIRSAYRRLALQRHPDKLVKSGVPESEATAAFQELVNAYEVLSDARERAWYDSHRSQILFSSNSGPTNSSNSGSVPDLFSFFSNSVYSGYSDTGKGFYKVYGDLFEKIYQNDLNFARTLGIGLPKEAPLMGKLDSPYAQVTAFYNYWLGFVTVMDFCWVDQYDVMAGPNRKSRRVMEEENKKLRKKARREYNETVRGLAEFVKKRDKRVIDMQMKRNEEMERKREKERERKKELEREKAEKAKKYVEPDWAKAEELEDEEIEEEWDEDGKRKADGNELYCVVCSKKFKSEKQWKNHEQSKKHKEKVASLREAFDDEDDEYEGLVEDGASEEQKVADGDITADLSADDGVDELAEQFEGSTRIQEDECEDDEVQSSDEDETTSKGLDDGLNYRSGNDSKGVADEPGLDDDEASVLEAMVSGRKSRKNAGPGGSRQASAKNVQGESSNDEMDFMEYNNRRSTRRNRGGRRQRNRRPQEEEDEEGGGGDVRSYATKVGIDTELDTAYNESSAFEEPSSESPAETANDHKGSDVSRNSEKVPSQGMAKKTTAKKEKNTKSKDATKGRKHKGTSKFSSNSCETCGEEFDTRNQLHKHLGATGHAKLKSR; encoded by the exons ATGGCGTCGTCGGAGAAAAGATGCCTCTACGAGGTCCTAGGCGTGAACCGTGACTGCACCCCCGACGAGATCCGGTCCGCCTACAGGCGGCTCGCTCTGCAACGCCACCCTGACAAGCTAGTCAAATCCGGCGTACCGGAATCCGAAGCCACAGCTGCGTTTCAGGAGCTCGTCAACGCCTACGAAGTCCTGTCCGACGCGCGGGAGCGCGCTTGGTACGACTCGCACCGCTCTCAGATACTCTTCTCGTCCAATTCCGGTCCAACGAATTCGTCTAATTCCGGTTCTGTCCCCGACTTATTCTCCTTCTTTTCCAATTCAGTGTATTCTGGTTACTCCGATACAGGCAAGGGCTTTTACAAGGTCTATGGTGATCTCTTCGAGAAAATCTACCAAAACGATTTGAATTTTGCGAGGACGCTAGGTATAGGTTTGCCAAAAGAAGCTCCTCTCATGGGAAAGTTGGACAGTCCATATGCTCAG GTGACAGCATTCTATAACTATTGGTTAGGATTTGTTACTGTGATGGATTTTTGTTGGGTAGATCAGTATGACGTGATGGCGGGACCCAATAGAAAGTCAAGGAGGGTGATGGAGGAGGAGAACAAGAAGCTGAGGAAAAAGGCACGAAGGGAATACAACGAGACTGTTAGAGGATTGGCGGAGTTTGTGAAAAAGAGAGATAAGAGGGTGATTGACATGCAGATGAAGAGGAATGAGGAAATGGAGAGGAAGAGGGAAAAGGAACGGGAGAGAAAGAAGGAGTTAGAGAGAGAGAAGGCTGAGAAAGCAAAGAAATACGTGGAGCCTGATTGGGCGAAGGCAGAGGAGTTGGAAGATGAAGAAATTGAGGAGGAATGGGATGAGGATGGGAAAAGGAAGGCAGATGGGAATGAATTGTACTGTGTGGTGTGTTCGAAGAAGTTCAAGAGCGAGAAACAGTGGAAAAATCATGAGCAATCCAAGAAGCATAAGGAGAAGGTGGCATCTTTGAGAGAAGCTTTTGATGACGAAGATGATGAATACGAAGGGTTGGTGGAGGATGGGGCAAGTGAGGAGCAAAAGGTAGCTGATGGTGATATAACAGCTGATTTATCTGCGGATGATGGAGTGGATGAGTTAGCAGAGCAATTTGAAGGTAGTACGCGAATTCAAGAAGATGAATGTGAGGATGATGAGGTTCAAAGCAGCGACGAAGATGAGACCACATCAAAGGGATTAGATGATGGGTTAAATTATCGAAGTGGCAATGATTCAAAGGGAGTAGCTGATGAACCTGGATTAGATGATGATGAAGCAAGTGTTCTTGAAGCTATGGTATCTGGCCGCAAAAGTAGGAAGAATGCAGGTCCAGGTGGCAGTCGTCAAGCTTCAGCAAAGAATGTTCAGGGTGAAAGCAGTAACGATGAAATGGACTTCATGGAATATAATAATCGTAGAAGTACTAGGAGAAATAGGGGTGGCCGGAGACAAAGAAACAGGAGAccacaagaagaagaagacgaagaagGTGGAGGAGGAGATGTTAGATCTTATGCAACTAAAGTTGGTATTGATACTGAGTTAGATACTGCATATAATGAGAGCTCAGCTTTCGAGGAGCCGTCATCAGAGTCTCCAGCAGAAACTGCTAATGATCACAAAGGAAGTGACGTTTCGCGAAATAGTGAAAAAGTTCCAAGCCAAGGTATGGCCAAGAAAACTACCGCAAAGAAGGAGAAGAATACCAAATCAAAAGATGCAACCAAAGGAAGGAAACATAAG GGAACATCCAAATTTTCTAGCAACTCGTGCGAGACATGTGGGGAGGAATTTGATACAAG GAATCAGTTACATAAGCATCTAGGAGCGACGGGGCATGCCAAACTAAAGTCTCGGTGA